The genomic interval TTGAGCATCAGCTCGATGCACATGAAGACGACGATCGCGTTCCGCCTGATCAGCACGCCGGTCGCGCCGATCGTGAACAACAGGGCGGAGAGATAGAGGTAGTTGACGGGGTTCACTTCGACGCCTCCTCGGTCCGCTTGAGGTTCGCCGGCGCGATCTCGGTGCGCTCCAGGCGCTCCTCGGCGCGCTGCTCCAGGGCCCGCAGGTCGTTCAGCGCCTCGCTGGACACGTCGCGGATCTGACCGCGGTCACGGAGCGTCTTGCTGACCGTGAGCTCGGACGGGGTGCCGTCGGGCAGCAGGCCCTGGACGTCCACCGCGTTGTGCCGGGCGTAGACACCGGGGGCCGGGAGCGGCGGGAGGTGCTTGCCCTCGCGGACGCGCTGCTCGGACAGCTCGCGCTGGGTCTTGGGCCGCTCGGTGCGCTCGCGGTGCGTGAGCACCATGGCGCCGACGGCGGCCGTGATCAGCAGGGCGCCCGTGATCTCGAAGGCGAACACGTACTTCGTGAAGATGAGGGCGGCGAGGCCCTCCACGTTGCCGTTCGCGTTGGCCGTGCCCAGGCCGTCGAACTGCGTGAGCGAGGCGTTGCCGATGCCCGCGAACAGCAGGATGCCGAAGCCGAGCCCGCAGAGAAGGGCCAGCCAGCGCTGGCCCTTGATGGTCTCCGTCAGGGAGTCCGCGGCCGTGACGCCGACCAGCATCACCACGAAGAGGAACAGCATCATGATCGCGCCCGTGTAGACGACGATCTGCACGATGCCCAGGAAGTAGGCGCCGTTGGCGAGGTAGAACACCGCCAGGATGATCATGGTCCCGGCGAGCGAGAGGGCGCTGTGCACCGCCCTCCTCATGAGGACGGTGGACAGGGCGCCGATCACCGCGACCGTGCCGAGGACCCAGAACTGGAAGGCCTCGCCGGTGGAGGTGGAGTAGGCGGCGGCGAACTGCGCGCTCATGCCTCCACCTCCTCTTCCTCGGGCTTCTCGCCCTTGGAGACGGCGACTTGGGGCACCGTGCCGGGCGCGGCCTCCGTCACCAGGCCCCGGTAGTAGTCCTGTTCGTCCATCCCCGGGTAGATGGCGTGCGGGCTGTCGACCATGGTGTCGTCGAGGCCCGCCAGCAGCTGTTCCTTGGTGTAGATGAGGTTCGCGCGGCTGGTGTCGGCCAGCTCGAACTCGTTGGTCATCGTCAACGCGCGCGTGGGGCACGCCTCGATGCACAGGCCGCACAGGATGCAGCGGGCGTAGTTGATCTGGTAGACGCGCCCGTACCGCTCGCCCGGCGAGTAGCGCTCCTCGTCGGTGTTGTCGGCGCCCTCCACATAGATGGCGTCGGCGGGGCAGGCCCAGGCGCACAACTCGCAGCCGACGCACTTCTCCAGGCCGTCCGGATGGCGGTTGAGCTGGTGCCGTCCGTGGAACCGGGGGGCTGTGGTCTTCTCCTGCTCCGGGTACTGCTCGGTCAGCCGCTTCTTGAACATGGCCTTGAAGGTCACGCCGAAGCCGGCCACGGGGTTCTGGAAGCCAGGCTTCGTCTGCCCGGTCTCCTCTGGCTCCTCAGCCATCGGACGCCTCCTTTCCATCCAGAGATCCGTCACTGCCAGTGTCCGACCCACCACTGACAATCAACTCCCGCTCGCGGCGCGAGGGGCGTCGAGGCACCGGTGGCAACTCCTGTCCCGGCAGCGGCGGTACGGGGAATCCGCCCGCCATCGCGTCGAACCCGGCGGGTTCCTCGGCCAGTCGCGCGTCGTCCTTGGCCTTCTGGCGGAACATGTCCGCGATGAAGGACAGCAACAGCAGGACGAGCACACCACCGCCGATGTAGAGGGCGATGTCGGCGAAGTCGTAGTTCTCGTTCTTCAGGGTCCGTACGGTCGCGACGAGCATCAGCCAGACCACGGAGACCGGGATGAGGACCTTCCAGCCGAGCTTCATCAACTGGTCGTAGCGCACGCGCGGGAGCGTGCCGCGGAGCCAGATGAAGAAGAACAGCAGCAGCTGGACCTTGATGACGAACCAGAGCATCGGCCACCAGCCGTGGTTCGCGCCCTCCCAGAAGGAGCTGATCGGCCACGGGGCCCGCCAGCCGCCCAGGAAGAGCGTGGTCGACACCGCGGAGACCGTCACCATGTTCACGTACTCGGCGAGCATGAAGAGCGCGAACTTGATCGACGAGTACTCGGTGTTGAAGCCGCCGACCAGGTCGCCCTCGGACTCCGGCATGTCGAAGGGAGCGCGGTTGGTCTCGCCGACCATCGTGATGATGTAGATGATGAAGGAGACCGGCAGCAGGACGATGTACCAGCGGTCGTGCTGTTGTTCAACGATCGTCGAGGTCGACATCGACCCGGAGTAGAGGAACACCGAGGCGAACGCGGCGCCCATCGCGATCTCGTAGGAGATCATCTGCGCGCAGGAGCGCAGACCGCCCAGCAGCGGGTAGGTGGAGCCGGAGCTCCAGCCCGCCAGGACGATGCCGTAGATGCCGACCGAGGCGACCGCGAGGATGTAGAGCATCGCGATCGGCAGGTCGGTGAGCTGCATCGTGGTGCGCTGGCCGAAGATCGAGACCTCGTTGTCGGCGGGCCCGAAGGGGATCACCGCGATCGCCATGAAGGCCGGGATGGCCGCGATGATCGGCGCGAGGACGTAGATCAGCTTGTCCGCGCGCTTGACGATCAGGTCTTCCTTGAGCATCAGCTTCACGCCGTCGGCGAGCGACTGGAGCATGCCCCAGGGGCCGTGCCGGTTGGGGCCGATGCGCAGCTGCATCCAGGCGACGACCTTGCGTTCCCAGACGATCGAGAACAGCACGGTGATCATCAGGAACGCGAAGCAGAACACCGCTTTGACGACGACCAGCCACCAGGGGTCGCGGCCGAACATGGAGAGGTCTTCGGCAGCGAGGTACGGGTACGGGTACGGGCTCATGCCTCCACCTCCTTGGGGGCCTCGCCCGCGAGCGTGGCCGGGCCGATGCGGACGAGTGCGCCGGGCAGCGCCCCGGTGTCGGAGGCGACGCCCCCGCCGGTGGAGTTCAGCGGGAGCCAGACCACGCGGTCGGGCATCTCGGTGATCCGCAGCGGGAGTTCGACGGTTCCGGAGCCGCCGGTCACGGCGAGCGCGTCACCGTCCTTGACGCCCGCCTCGGCGGCCGTGGCGGCCGACACGCGCGCGTGGGCGGCGTGCCGGGTGCCGGCGAGTGCTTCGTCGCCCTCCTGGAGCGCACCCTGGTCGAGCAGCAGCCGGTGCCCGGCGAGCACGGCCTCCCCGGCGGCCGGCCGAGGCAGCACGCCCGCGGTCTCCAGCGGATCGCTGGCCCGCGGCCCGTCCCAGGGCCCGAGCCGGTCCAACTCCGCGCGCGTGGTGCGCAGATCGGGCAGACCCAGGTGGACGTCCATGGCGTCGGCCAGCATGTGCAGCACACGCGCGTCGGTCGGGGCGAGGGTGCGGGTCATCTGGTCGGGCTTGAGCGCGGCGTCGAAGAAGCGGACCCGGCCCTCCCAGTTGAGGAAGGCGCCCGCCTTCTCGGCGACCGCCGCGACCGGGAGGACGACGTCTGCGTGTTCGGTGACCTCGCTGGGCCGCAGTTCGAGCGACACCAGGAAGCCGACTTCGTGCAGTGCCGCACGCGCGCGTGCCGGGTCGGACAGGTCGCCCGGCTCCACACCGGCGACGAGCAGCGCCCGGAGTTCACCACCGGCGGCGGCCTCGACGATCTGGCCGGCGTCGCGGCCGTAGCGGTGCGGGAGTTCGGCGACGCCCCAGGCGACGGCGACCTCGTCACGCGCGCGTGGGTCGGTGGCCGGACGTCCGCCCGGGAGCAGCGACGGCAGCGCGCCCGCCTCGATCGCCCCGCGCTCCCCGGCCCGGCGCGGAATCCACACCAGCCGGGCACCGGTGGCGAACGCGGCCCGTACGGCGGCGGTGAGACCACCGGCGACGGCGGCCAGCCGCTCCCCGACGACGATCACGGCGCCTTCGGTGCGCAGCGCCTCGGAGGCGCGGGCGCCGTCGTCCTCCAGACCGAACCCGCTGGCGAGCGCGTCCAGCCACTCGGTCTCGGTGCCGGGAGCGGCCGGCAGCAGGATGCCGCCCGCCTTGTCCAGTCCGCGCGTGGCGTGGGTAGCGAGCGAGAACACCCGCTGCCCGTGCTTGCGCGAGGCCTTGCGCAGCCTCAGGAAGACGCCGGGCGCCTCCTCCTCGGACTCGAACCCGACCAGCAGGACGGCGGGCGCCTTCTCCAGGGAGGTGTACGTGACGCCGTTGCCGTCGAGGTCCCGGCCGCGTCCGGCGACCCGGGCGGCCAGGAAGTCGGCCTCCTCGCTGCTGTGCACGCGTGCGCGGAAGTCGATGTCGTTGGTGTCGAGCGCCACGCGCGCGAACTTGCTGTACGCGTAGGCGTCCTCGATGGTGAGGCGGCCGCCGGTCAGGACTCCGGTCCGGCCCCGCGCCGCCGACAGTCCCTGGGCGGCGGCCTCCAGGGCCTCCGGCCAGGACGCGGGCTCCAGGACGCCGTCCGCGTTGCGCACCAGGGGCGTCTGCAACCGGTCGCGCTGCTGCGCGTACCGGAAGCCGAAGCGCCCCTTGTCGCAGATCCACTCCTCGTTGACCTCGGGGTCCACGGCGGCCAGGCGCCGCATGACCTTGCCGCGCCGGTGGTCGGTGCGGGTCGCACAGCCACCGGAGCAGTGCTCGCACACCGAGGGCGTGGAGACCAGGTCGAAGGGGCGCGAGCGGAATCGGTACGCCGCCGAGGTGAGCGCGCCCACCGGGCAGATCTGGATGGTGTTCCCGGAGAAGTACGACTCGAAGGGGTCGCCCTCACCGGTGCCGATCTGCTGGAGCGCGCCCCGCTCGACCATCTCGATCATCGGGTCGCCCGCGACCTGGTTGGAGAACCGGGTGCAGCGCGCGCACAGCACGCACCGCTCGCGGTCCAGCAGTACCTGGGTGGAGATCGGGACGGGCTTCTCGTAGGTCCGCTTCTTGCCCTCGAAGCGGGACTCGGCGTTGCCGTGGGACATCGCCTGGTTCTGAAGCGGGCATTCGCCGCCCTTGTCGCAGACCGGGCAGTCCAGCGGGTGGTTGATGAGGAGCAGCTCCATCACACCGTGCTGGGACTTCTCCGCGACCGGCGAGGTGAGCTGGGTCTTGACGACCATGCCGTCGGTGCACGTGATCGTGCAGGACGCCATCGGTTTGCGCTGGCCCTCGACCTCGACGATGCACTGCCGGCAGGCGCCGACCGGGTCGAGGAGGGGATGGTCGCAGAACCTGGGGATCTCGATGCCGAGTTGCTCGGCGGCGCGGATGACCAGGGTGCCCTTGGGCACGCTGATCTCGGCACCGTCGATCGTCAGCGAGACGAGATCCTCGGGCGGGACCGCCGCTTCACCCCCTCCGGAGGGGGCGTTCGTGGTCACCGTCATGCGTTCACCTCCGTGCGGTCGGCCCAGGCCGTGGACTTGGCCGGGTCGAAGGGGCAGCCCCGGCCCGTGATGTGCTGCTCGTACTCCTCGCGGAAGTACTTGAGCGAGGAGAAGATCGGCGAGGCGGCACCGTCGCCGAGGGCGCAGAAGGACTTGCCGTTGATGTTGTCGGCGATGTCGTTCAGCTTGTCGAGGTCGGACATGGCGCCCTTGCCGGCCTCGATGTCGCGCAGCAACTGCACGAGCCAGTACGTCCCTTCACGGCACGGTGTGCACTTGCCGCAGGACTCGTGGGCGTAGAACTCGGTCCAGCGGGTGACGGCACGCACGACGCAGGTCGTCTCGTCGAAACATTGCAGAGCTTTGGTGCCGAGCATGGAACCCGCGGCACCCACTCCCTCGTAATCAAGAGGGACGTCGAGGTGCTCGTCGGTGAACATCGGCGTGGAAGACCCGCCCGGCGTCCAGAACTTGAGGCGATGACCGGCCCTGATCCCGCCGCTCATGTCGAGCAGTTGGCGGAGGGTGATGCCGAGCGGCGCCTCGTACTGACCGGGACTGGTGACATGGCCGCTGAGCGAGTAGAGCGTGAAGCCCGGGGACTTCTCGCTGCCCATCGACCTGAACCATTCCTTGCCTTTTTGCAGAATGGCGGGAACTGACGCGATCGACTCGACGTTATTCACAACAGTCGGGCACGCATAGAGGCCCGCGACCGCAGGGAAAGGGGGACGGAGCCGCGGTTGACCACGGCGGCCTTCGAGCGAGTCGAGCAGCGCGGTCTCCTCACCGCAGATGTACGCGCCCGCACCCGCGTGCACGGTGAGCTGGAGATCGAGCCCGCTGCCCAGGATGTTCTCGCCGAGGTAGCCCGCCTCGTACGCCTCGCGTACGGCCTCGTGCAACCGCCGCAAAACGGGGACGACTTCACCACGCAGATAGATGAAGGCATGCGACGACCTGATGGCATAACACGCGATGACAATGCCCTCGATGAGGCTATGCGGGTTGGCGAAAAGGAGCGGGATGTCCTTACAGGTGCCCGGCTCCGACTCGTCGGCGTTGACAACTAGATAGTGCGGTTTTCCATCCCCTTGGGGAATGAATTGCCATTTCATTCCGGTGGGGAAGCCGGCGCCGCCGCGACCGCGCAGACCGGAGTCCTTCACATACGCGATGAGGTCGTCCGGCGACATGGCGAGCGCCTTGCGGAGCCCCTCGTATCCCTCGTGCCTTTTGTAGACGTCCAGACTCCAGGACTTGTCCTCGTCCCAGAAGGCCGACAGCACGGGTGCGAGCAGCTTCTCGGGGCTGTGGTCTTTCAGTTCGGGTGCCAAGGTCATCACTCCCCCTCCTCGGCGACAGGCCCCGCCGGGTGGGCGGGATCCGAGGCCGACGTGTCCTGCGGCGCATCGTGCGAACTGAGGTGCTCGGTCGTCGGCGACGTGTCCTGCGGTGCACCGGAGCCCCGCGGATGGACCACGCGCGCGGGTGCGGTCTCTCCCCTGGCCAGGCGGAGGCCCACCAGCGACGCGGGTCCCGCACCGCCACTTGCCTCGACGGCCCCTGGCCGCTCGTCGGGGAAGCCGGCGAGGATCCGCGCGGTCTCCTTGAAGGTGCACATCGGCGCCCCGCGCGTGGGCTCCACCGGAGCGCCCGTGCGCAGGTCGTCGACGAGGCGACGGGCGCTGGCCGGGGTCTGGTTGTCGAAGAACTCCCAGTTGACCATCACCACCGGCGCGAAGTCGCAGGCCGCGTTGCACTCGATGTGCTCCAGGGTGACCTTGCCGTCGTCGGTGGTCTCACCGTTGCCGACGCCCAGGTGCTCCTGGAGCGACTCGAAGATCGCGTCGCCGCCCATCACCGCGCACAGGGTGTTGGTGCAGACCCCGACCTGGTAGTCACCGCTCGGCCGGCGCCGGTACATGGAGTAGAAGGTCGCCACCGCGGCGACCTCCGCCGTCGTCAGGCCCAGCAGGGCCGCGCAGAACTGCTGCCCGGTGCGCGTGACATGACCCTCCTCCGCCTGCACGAGATGCAGCAACGGCAGGAGGGCCGAGCGGGAGTCCGGGTAGCGGGCGATGATCTCCCGCCCGTCGGCCTCCAGTCGGGCCCGGACGTCGTCCGGGTAGGCGGGCGCGGGCAGTTGGGGCATGCCCAGACTGACGCCCTGCTCCGAAGAACTGGTGGTCACCGGTCGACGCCTCCCATCACGGGGTCGATGGACGCGACGGCGACGATGACGTCGGCGACCTGGCCGCCCTCGCACATCGCCGCCATGGCCTGAAGGTTGGTGAAGGACGGGTCCCTGAAGTGGACCCGGTAGGGGCGGGTGCCTCCGTCGGACACGGCGTGCACCCCGAGTTCGCCCTTGGGCGACTCGACCGCCGCGTACGCCTGTCCCGGCGGGACGCGGAAGCCTTCGGTCACCAGCTTGAAGTGGTGGATCAGGGCCTCCATGGAGGTGCCCATGATCTGCTTGATGTGGTCGAGCGAGTTGCCCAACCCATCAGGCCCGAGGGCGAGTTGGGCGGGCCAGGCGATCTTCTTGTCGGCGACCATGACCGGACCGGGCTGTAGCCGGTCCAGACACTGCTCGACGATCCTGAGCGACTGCCGCATCTCCTCCAGGCGGATGAGGAAGCGGCCGTAGGAGTCGCAGGTGTCCGCGGTCGGGATGTCGAAGTCGTACGTCTCGTAGTCGCAGTACGGCTGCGCCTTGCGCAGGTCGTGCGGCAGACCCGTGGAGCGAAGGATCGGGCCGGTGGCACCGAGGGCCATGCAGCCGGCCAGGTCGAGGTAACCGACGTCCTGCATACGGGCCTTGAAGATGGGGTTCCCGGTGGCGAGCTTGTCGTACTCGGGGAGGTTCTTCTTCATCTTCTTGACGAACTCGCGGATCTGGTCCACCGCGCCGGGCGGCAGGTCCTGGGCGAGTCCGCCGGGGCGGATGTACGCGTGGTTCATCCGCAGGCCCGTGATGAGCTCGTAGATGTCGAGAATCATTTCACGATCGCGGAATCCGTAGATCATGATCGTGGTGGCGCCGAGTTCCATGCCGCCGGTGGCGATGCACACCAGGTGGGAGGACATCCGGTTCAGCTCCATCAGGAGTACCCGGATGATCTTCGCCCGCTCGGTGATCTGGTCCTCGACGCCGAGGAGTTTCTCGACGGCGAGACAGTAGGCGGTCTCGTTGAAGAAGGACGTCAGATAGTCCATGCGCGTCACGAACGTGGTGCCCTGCGTCCACGTGCGGTATTCGAGGTTCTTCTCGATACCGGTGTGCAGGTAGCCGATGCCGCAGCGGGCCTCGGTGACCGTCTCGCCGTCGATCTCCAGGATCAGACGGAGCACACCGTGCGTGGAGGGGTGCTGGGGCCCCATGTTGACGACGATGCGCTCGTCGTCGGCCTTGGCCGCGGACTGGACCACCTCGTCCCAGTCACCACCGGTGACCGTATATACGGTGCCCTCGGTGGTTTCCCGAGCGGATGCTGACTGCGTGCTCACGAGTACGACCTCCGCTGGTCCGGAGCCGGGATCTGGGCGCCCTTGTACTCGACGGCGATGCCGCCGAGGGGGTAGTCCTTGCGCTGCGGGTGGCCCGGCCAGTCGTCCGGCATCATGATCCGCGTCAGGGCCGGGTGACCGTCGAAGACGATGCCGAAGAAGTCGTAGGTCTCGCGCTCGTGCCAGTCGTTGGTCGGATAGACCGGGACCAGGGACGGGATGTGCGGATCGCTGTCCGGGGCGCTGACTTCGAGGCGGATCAACCGGTTGTGGGTGATCGAGCGCAGGTGGTAGACGGCGTGCAGCTCGCGGCCCTTGTCGTGCAGGTAGTGGACCGCGCTGACGCCGGTGCAGAGTTCGAAGCGCAGGGCCGGGTCGTCGCGCAGGGTCTGGGCGACGCGGACCAGGTGCTCGCGTTCGATGTGGAAGGTGAGTTCACCGCGGTCGACGATCGTCTTCTCGATCGCGTTGCCGGGCAGCAGGCCCTGTTCTTCCAGGGCGCCCTCCAGCTCGTCGGCGACCTCGTCGAACCAACCGCCGTAGGGCCGGCTCGCCTCGC from Streptomyces sp. NBC_01288 carries:
- a CDS encoding NADH-quinone oxidoreductase subunit J; translated protein: MSAQFAAAYSTSTGEAFQFWVLGTVAVIGALSTVLMRRAVHSALSLAGTMIILAVFYLANGAYFLGIVQIVVYTGAIMMLFLFVVMLVGVTAADSLTETIKGQRWLALLCGLGFGILLFAGIGNASLTQFDGLGTANANGNVEGLAALIFTKYVFAFEITGALLITAAVGAMVLTHRERTERPKTQRELSEQRVREGKHLPPLPAPGVYARHNAVDVQGLLPDGTPSELTVSKTLRDRGQIRDVSSEALNDLRALEQRAEERLERTEIAPANLKRTEEASK
- the nuoI gene encoding NADH-quinone oxidoreductase subunit NuoI, with product MAEEPEETGQTKPGFQNPVAGFGVTFKAMFKKRLTEQYPEQEKTTAPRFHGRHQLNRHPDGLEKCVGCELCAWACPADAIYVEGADNTDEERYSPGERYGRVYQINYARCILCGLCIEACPTRALTMTNEFELADTSRANLIYTKEQLLAGLDDTMVDSPHAIYPGMDEQDYYRGLVTEAAPGTVPQVAVSKGEKPEEEEVEA
- the nuoH gene encoding NADH-quinone oxidoreductase subunit NuoH; this encodes MSPYPYPYLAAEDLSMFGRDPWWLVVVKAVFCFAFLMITVLFSIVWERKVVAWMQLRIGPNRHGPWGMLQSLADGVKLMLKEDLIVKRADKLIYVLAPIIAAIPAFMAIAVIPFGPADNEVSIFGQRTTMQLTDLPIAMLYILAVASVGIYGIVLAGWSSGSTYPLLGGLRSCAQMISYEIAMGAAFASVFLYSGSMSTSTIVEQQHDRWYIVLLPVSFIIYIITMVGETNRAPFDMPESEGDLVGGFNTEYSSIKFALFMLAEYVNMVTVSAVSTTLFLGGWRAPWPISSFWEGANHGWWPMLWFVIKVQLLLFFFIWLRGTLPRVRYDQLMKLGWKVLIPVSVVWLMLVATVRTLKNENYDFADIALYIGGGVLVLLLLSFIADMFRQKAKDDARLAEEPAGFDAMAGGFPVPPLPGQELPPVPRRPSRRERELIVSGGSDTGSDGSLDGKEASDG
- a CDS encoding NADH-quinone oxidoreductase subunit G; translation: MTVTTNAPSGGGEAAVPPEDLVSLTIDGAEISVPKGTLVIRAAEQLGIEIPRFCDHPLLDPVGACRQCIVEVEGQRKPMASCTITCTDGMVVKTQLTSPVAEKSQHGVMELLLINHPLDCPVCDKGGECPLQNQAMSHGNAESRFEGKKRTYEKPVPISTQVLLDRERCVLCARCTRFSNQVAGDPMIEMVERGALQQIGTGEGDPFESYFSGNTIQICPVGALTSAAYRFRSRPFDLVSTPSVCEHCSGGCATRTDHRRGKVMRRLAAVDPEVNEEWICDKGRFGFRYAQQRDRLQTPLVRNADGVLEPASWPEALEAAAQGLSAARGRTGVLTGGRLTIEDAYAYSKFARVALDTNDIDFRARVHSSEEADFLAARVAGRGRDLDGNGVTYTSLEKAPAVLLVGFESEEEAPGVFLRLRKASRKHGQRVFSLATHATRGLDKAGGILLPAAPGTETEWLDALASGFGLEDDGARASEALRTEGAVIVVGERLAAVAGGLTAAVRAAFATGARLVWIPRRAGERGAIEAGALPSLLPGGRPATDPRARDEVAVAWGVAELPHRYGRDAGQIVEAAAGGELRALLVAGVEPGDLSDPARARAALHEVGFLVSLELRPSEVTEHADVVLPVAAVAEKAGAFLNWEGRVRFFDAALKPDQMTRTLAPTDARVLHMLADAMDVHLGLPDLRTTRAELDRLGPWDGPRASDPLETAGVLPRPAAGEAVLAGHRLLLDQGALQEGDEALAGTRHAAHARVSAATAAEAGVKDGDALAVTGGSGTVELPLRITEMPDRVVWLPLNSTGGGVASDTGALPGALVRIGPATLAGEAPKEVEA
- the nuoF gene encoding NADH-quinone oxidoreductase subunit NuoF — its product is MTLAPELKDHSPEKLLAPVLSAFWDEDKSWSLDVYKRHEGYEGLRKALAMSPDDLIAYVKDSGLRGRGGAGFPTGMKWQFIPQGDGKPHYLVVNADESEPGTCKDIPLLFANPHSLIEGIVIACYAIRSSHAFIYLRGEVVPVLRRLHEAVREAYEAGYLGENILGSGLDLQLTVHAGAGAYICGEETALLDSLEGRRGQPRLRPPFPAVAGLYACPTVVNNVESIASVPAILQKGKEWFRSMGSEKSPGFTLYSLSGHVTSPGQYEAPLGITLRQLLDMSGGIRAGHRLKFWTPGGSSTPMFTDEHLDVPLDYEGVGAAGSMLGTKALQCFDETTCVVRAVTRWTEFYAHESCGKCTPCREGTYWLVQLLRDIEAGKGAMSDLDKLNDIADNINGKSFCALGDGAASPIFSSLKYFREEYEQHITGRGCPFDPAKSTAWADRTEVNA
- the nuoE gene encoding NADH-quinone oxidoreductase subunit NuoE, yielding MTTSSSEQGVSLGMPQLPAPAYPDDVRARLEADGREIIARYPDSRSALLPLLHLVQAEEGHVTRTGQQFCAALLGLTTAEVAAVATFYSMYRRRPSGDYQVGVCTNTLCAVMGGDAIFESLQEHLGVGNGETTDDGKVTLEHIECNAACDFAPVVMVNWEFFDNQTPASARRLVDDLRTGAPVEPTRGAPMCTFKETARILAGFPDERPGAVEASGGAGPASLVGLRLARGETAPARVVHPRGSGAPQDTSPTTEHLSSHDAPQDTSASDPAHPAGPVAEEGE
- a CDS encoding NADH-quinone oxidoreductase subunit D, encoding MSTQSASARETTEGTVYTVTGGDWDEVVQSAAKADDERIVVNMGPQHPSTHGVLRLILEIDGETVTEARCGIGYLHTGIEKNLEYRTWTQGTTFVTRMDYLTSFFNETAYCLAVEKLLGVEDQITERAKIIRVLLMELNRMSSHLVCIATGGMELGATTIMIYGFRDREMILDIYELITGLRMNHAYIRPGGLAQDLPPGAVDQIREFVKKMKKNLPEYDKLATGNPIFKARMQDVGYLDLAGCMALGATGPILRSTGLPHDLRKAQPYCDYETYDFDIPTADTCDSYGRFLIRLEEMRQSLRIVEQCLDRLQPGPVMVADKKIAWPAQLALGPDGLGNSLDHIKQIMGTSMEALIHHFKLVTEGFRVPPGQAYAAVESPKGELGVHAVSDGGTRPYRVHFRDPSFTNLQAMAAMCEGGQVADVIVAVASIDPVMGGVDR
- a CDS encoding NADH-quinone oxidoreductase subunit C: MSDANGTNGADPEQDPGASNLPGQRGEGEEIRVQRGMFGANNGGDTSGYGGLVRSVRLPGEASRPYGGWFDEVADELEGALEEQGLLPGNAIEKTIVDRGELTFHIEREHLVRVAQTLRDDPALRFELCTGVSAVHYLHDKGRELHAVYHLRSITHNRLIRLEVSAPDSDPHIPSLVPVYPTNDWHERETYDFFGIVFDGHPALTRIMMPDDWPGHPQRKDYPLGGIAVEYKGAQIPAPDQRRSYS